One Apostichopus japonicus isolate 1M-3 chromosome 14, ASM3797524v1, whole genome shotgun sequence genomic window carries:
- the LOC139980351 gene encoding uncharacterized protein, translated as MAGCHSIPDWWKEVPCHFNWKLDQNIMLDLKGIANRLDSELETRNDIEWTETACDMLLFRGYIEVSHFEGVQRNSQKAEEFFAEAEREAMRVTDDDERQAYIIIVNANRLWVLETIHEGNQNEDRRLRLLAELKQSWNRHRDKLSQDRLQAFIDATAAFAFTRLGPNTCNEAERRYQQALKTIKTKSSWYQALGSVIGRQARLCTNSHSEPYDGIHDEIQCYEKAIELEPRNKSAQCDLATVLLRIPDRVDEGKDLMANLDANTCELILKKGRFYRRLHDFKRAIDVYGRGEELQHPRSELFIQLSIVYRYLAAETRDWNDKKEYKRLEMKYIDKCLELEPSHFQGKVNKAIALGKARRNEAAMAMFNGMIEEYKGSPYYLIEVQFRRACSLLIVNREQVNKNIAKAFEDVIETALEITKIVDISAYCKTAEFARKAKENLQKYYVTLEDGDIMAQNLRSRVAEIGLNDEVSIE; from the coding sequence ATGGCCGGTTGTCATTCTATACCAGATTGGTGGAAGGAGGTTCCTTGCCATTTCAATTGGAAACTTGATCAGAACATTATGTTAGATTTAAAGGGTATAGCAAACAGACTCGATAGTGAATTGGAAACCAGAAATGATATTGAATGGACGGAGACAGCATGTGATATGCTGCTATTCAGAGGTTATATAGAGGTCTCTCATTTTGAAGGGGTGCAAAGAAACTCTCAGAAAGCAGAAGAGTTCTTCGCGGAAGCGGAGAGAGAAGCCATGAGAGTAACCGACGACGATGAACGTCAGGCTTACATCATCATTGTAAATGCAAACAGGTTGTGGGTTCTGGAAACTATCCACGAGGGAAACCAGAATGAGGACAGACGGTTGAGACTTCTCGCAGAATTAAAACAAAGCTGGAATAGACATCGAGATAAGCTCTCTCAAGACAGACTTCAAGCCTTCATAGACGCTACTGCTGCTTTTGCTTTTACAAGACTTGGACCGAATACATGCAATGAAGCCGAAAGAAGATATCAGCAAGCACTGAAGACCATCAAGACTAAATCTTCGTGGTATCAAGCTCTTGGATCAGTTATTGGTCGACAGGCTCGTCTGTGCACGAACAGCCACAGTGAACCATACGATGGCATCCATGATGAGATTCAGTGCTACGAGAAAGCGATTGAATTGGAACCAAGAAACAAGTCGGCACAATGTGACCTAGCAACGGTTTTGCTGAGAATCCCAGATCGAGTCGATGAGGGCAAAGATCTCATGGCCAATCTTGACGCAAATACATGTGAACTTATCCTAAAGAAAGGTCGCTTTTATCGTCGTTTGCATGATTTTAAAAGAGCCATTGATGTCTATGGTAGAGGAGAAGAGCTTCAGCATCCCCGATCCGAGTTGTTTATTCAGTTATCGATTGTGTACCGATATTTAGCAGCCGAAACCAGAGACTGGAATGATAAGAAGGAATATAAAAGattggaaatgaaatatattgataaatgtcTTGAACTAGAACCTTCTCACTTTCAaggtaaagtaaataaagcgaTTGCGTTGGGTAAGGCGCGACGTAATGAGGCGGCAATGGCAATGTTCAACGGTATGATTGAGGAGTACAAAGGCTCTCCGTATTATTTGATCGAAGTTCAATTTCGACGTGCTTGTAGCTTGTTAATTGTTAATAGAGAACAAGTAAATAAAAATATCGCAAAGGCGTTTGAAGATGTGATAGAGACAGCACTTGAAATAACGAAAATTGTAGATATTTCTGCTTATTGTAAAACTGCTGAATTTGCAAGGAAGGccaaagaaaatttacaaaaatattatgTAACACTAGAGGATGGCGATATCATGGCACAGAACCTTCGTAGCAGGGTAGCAGAGATTGGATTGAATGATGAGGTATCGATTGAGTGA
- the LOC139980358 gene encoding uncharacterized protein: MAGCHFIPDWWKKVPCHFNWKLDQNIMLDLKGIANRLDSELETRNDIEWAETACDMLLFRGFLEVSNFEGVQSNSQKAEEFFAEAEREAMRVTDDDERQAYIIIVNANRLWVLETIHEGKQNEDRRLRLLAELEQSWNRHRDKLSQDRLQAFIDATAAFAFTRLGPNKCKEAERRYQQALKTIKTKSSWYQALGSVIGRQARLCTNSHSEPYDGIYDEIQCYEKAIDLEPRNKSAQCDLATVLLRIPDRVDEGKDLMANLDANTCELVLKKGLFYRLLRDYESAIDVYGRGEEL; the protein is encoded by the coding sequence ATGGCCGGTTGTCATTTTATACCCGATTGGTGGAAGAAGGTTCCTTGCCATTTCAATTGGAAACTTGATCAGAACATTATGTTAGATTTAAAGGGTATAGCAAACAGACTCGATAGTGAATTGGAAACCAGAAATGATATTGAATGGGCGGAGACAGCCTGTGATATGCTGCTATTCAGAGGTTTTCTAGAGGTCTCTAATTTTGAAGGGGTGCAAAGTAACTCTCAGAAAGCAGAAGAGTTCTTCGCGGAAGCGGAGAGAGAAGCCATGAGAGTAACAGACGACGATGAACGTCAGGCTTACATCATCATTGTAAATGCAAACAGGTTGTGGGTTCTGGAAACTATCCACGAGGGAAAGCAGAATGAGGACAGACGATTGAGACTTCTCGCAGAATTAGAACAAAGCTGGAATAGACATCGAGATAAACTCTCTCAAGACAGACTTCAAGCCTTCATAGACGCTACTGCTGCTTTTGCTTTTACAAGACTTGGACCGAATAAATGCAAGGAAGCCGAAAGAAGATATCAGCAAGCACTGAAGACCATCAAGACTAAATCTTCGTGGTATCAAGCTCTTGGATCAGTTATTGGTCGACAGGCTCGTCTGTGCACGAACAGCCACAGTGAACCGTACGATGGCATCTATGATGAGATTCAATGCTACGAGAAAGCGATTGACTTGGAACCAAGAAACAAGTCGGCACAATGTGACCTAGCAACGGTTTTGCTGAGAATCCCAGATCGAGTCGATGAGGGCAAAGATCTCATGGCCAATCTTGACGCAAATACATGTGAACTTGTCCTAAAGAAAGGTCTTTTTTATCGTCTTTTGCGTGATTATGAAAGCGCCATTGATGTCTATGGTAGAGGAGAAGAGCTTTAG